In one window of Sulfolobales archaeon DNA:
- a CDS encoding histone deacetylase: MVLEVEVVIPGDHALHRPYDEHPERPERIDIALRGMHSAGISARIVEPSERSREILYWAHDPEYVELIEKLSKSRRYIDSDTYLTQHSFRVALKAASGAIDAAEKILYGSRLGISFPRPPGHHAGRAGRAMGAPTQGFCLFNNAALASLRLVNSGYSPVAIIDIDIHHGNGTQEIFWRDPRVIHIDLHDSAIYPGTGWHVDVGSGEGAGTKINIPLIPGSRDPEYIYSWVEVVEPALWYFKPRALIISAGFDAHEGEVMGYVKLSTQLYRWLGHRLWDLSRRIPSIAGVVFILEGGYGPGLYRGLPEFILGLLGRAAPELDVESSRVRREHIDMISSLKRVINTYHRIF, from the coding sequence ATGGTTCTAGAGGTTGAGGTAGTGATTCCAGGGGATCATGCTCTCCATAGACCCTATGATGAGCATCCGGAGAGGCCTGAGAGGATAGACATTGCTTTGAGGGGTATGCATAGTGCTGGGATATCGGCGAGAATTGTAGAGCCTTCCGAGAGGTCTAGAGAGATCCTATATTGGGCCCATGATCCTGAGTATGTGGAGCTTATAGAGAAGCTCTCAAAGTCTAGGAGGTATATAGATAGCGATACATATCTAACACAGCATAGCTTTAGAGTAGCTCTAAAGGCTGCATCTGGGGCTATAGATGCTGCCGAGAAGATCCTATATGGCTCCCGCCTAGGAATCAGCTTTCCAAGACCCCCTGGACATCACGCTGGTAGGGCTGGAAGGGCTATGGGAGCCCCTACACAGGGTTTCTGCCTCTTCAACAATGCTGCCCTAGCATCCCTCAGACTCGTCAACTCTGGCTACTCCCCAGTAGCTATTATCGATATAGATATTCATCATGGAAATGGTACTCAGGAGATCTTCTGGAGGGATCCCAGGGTTATACATATAGATCTTCATGATTCAGCGATATATCCTGGAACAGGGTGGCATGTAGATGTAGGCTCTGGGGAGGGGGCTGGGACGAAGATAAACATACCCCTTATACCTGGAAGCAGGGATCCTGAATATATATACTCGTGGGTCGAGGTTGTAGAGCCGGCGCTCTGGTATTTCAAGCCAAGAGCCCTTATAATCTCAGCTGGCTTTGACGCCCACGAGGGAGAGGTTATGGGGTATGTAAAGCTAAGCACGCAGCTCTATAGATGGCTTGGCCATAGGCTCTGGGATCTCTCTAGAAGGATACCATCGATAGCCGGGGTTGTATTCATACTCGAGGGAGGCTATGGCCCTGGGCTCTATAGGGGTCTTCCAGAGTTTATCCTCGGCCTACTGGGTAGAGCTGCCCCAGAGCTAGATGTAGAGAGTTCTAGGGTTAGGCGCGAGCATATAGATATGATTAGCTCTTTGAAAAGGGTTATCAACACATACCATAGGATCTTCTGA
- a CDS encoding HIT family protein has protein sequence MSRHMHRCVFCDIVRGEEESWRIYEDQDVIAFLDKYPLSYGHALVSPKEHYEDVVKTPPHLVSRSFIVARALGRASIKYMGATGFRIVTNTGSSAGQIIFHFHVHVIPRYGLGDPGSIEPRAEIRDDTARKIVEAYREALRDPEIIEMIRGNK, from the coding sequence ATGTCTCGACACATGCATAGATGTGTGTTCTGCGATATAGTTAGAGGTGAGGAGGAGTCTTGGAGGATATACGAGGATCAAGATGTGATAGCCTTCCTAGATAAATACCCACTCAGCTATGGACATGCCCTTGTATCGCCTAAAGAACACTATGAGGATGTGGTTAAAACCCCACCCCATCTGGTCTCGAGATCCTTTATAGTTGCAAGGGCACTCGGGAGAGCATCGATTAAGTATATGGGGGCCACAGGCTTTAGAATAGTAACCAATACAGGATCCTCAGCAGGGCAAATCATATTCCACTTCCACGTCCATGTAATACCTAGATACGGCCTAGGAGATCCAGGGTCTATAGAGCCGAGGGCAGAGATCAGGGATGACACTGCGAGGAAGATCGTTGAGGCATATAGAGAAGCGCTTAGAGACCCTGAAATCATTGAGATGATAAGGGGTAATAAATAG
- a CDS encoding MFS transporter: MRPIAGNPRIWRVVGLALAILSFYSTLFLRVYWGPLAPYLEAEGVERELIGLVGSMFFAGYIASQIPGGMLADKKGPGYTMGVGLLASGSSNLILAITDSVFWPYISIISGFFAGMVYGPSIKLIKELFREDTERAMGIYGISWSLPFLTAPWSIPYIASTWGVAYAHVASSLGAIAVGVIDIIVLRDVARGRSSDLEISMILEILRRYLSRVALSSIGGFLVLFYNWVIAYWLYYYIVVSGSTTIEASTALSIYSLVGIISTPFAGVLAKRFGLYRLLIVDLILYSASGAWIALIPTPPILYLLAGLLGMARYITTPLNSSILALSFEERILATASSAVNMFWQISGLAAPYITALGFRMTSPKIVMLSLAMTPVLAIIPYTMLALFVGKRHHNN; the protein is encoded by the coding sequence GTGAGACCCATAGCGGGTAACCCTAGGATCTGGAGAGTTGTTGGGCTTGCTCTAGCTATACTATCTTTCTACTCCACACTATTCCTAAGGGTATATTGGGGGCCTCTAGCCCCGTATCTCGAGGCAGAGGGTGTTGAGAGGGAGTTAATAGGCTTGGTTGGCAGCATGTTCTTCGCTGGATATATAGCCTCCCAAATCCCTGGCGGAATGCTTGCAGATAAGAAGGGCCCGGGATATACTATGGGTGTTGGGCTATTAGCTTCGGGATCCTCTAACCTTATACTCGCAATAACAGACTCGGTGTTTTGGCCATATATATCTATAATATCGGGTTTCTTCGCTGGAATGGTTTATGGTCCTTCGATAAAACTGATTAAAGAGCTCTTCCGGGAAGATACGGAGAGAGCTATGGGTATCTATGGTATATCATGGTCGCTCCCATTTTTAACAGCCCCATGGTCTATACCATATATAGCTTCTACATGGGGGGTTGCATATGCCCATGTAGCTTCCTCGCTGGGGGCTATTGCTGTAGGGGTTATAGATATCATAGTGTTGAGGGATGTGGCGCGTGGGAGGAGTAGCGATCTAGAGATCTCCATGATACTAGAGATCCTTAGGAGATATCTCTCTAGAGTAGCGCTATCATCTATAGGGGGATTCCTAGTTCTCTTCTATAACTGGGTTATCGCATATTGGCTATACTACTATATTGTTGTATCTGGCTCTACTACTATAGAGGCATCAACAGCTCTCAGCATATATTCTCTGGTTGGGATCATATCAACACCCTTTGCCGGTGTACTAGCTAAGAGGTTCGGGCTCTACAGATTATTAATAGTGGATCTAATACTCTATAGCGCGTCTGGAGCATGGATCGCTCTTATCCCCACCCCACCTATATTATATCTATTGGCTGGGCTTCTAGGAATGGCTAGATATATAACAACACCTCTCAACTCCTCAATCCTAGCTCTCTCGTTTGAGGAGAGGATCTTGGCCACAGCATCATCGGCTGTTAACATGTTCTGGCAGATCAGCGGTTTAGCGGCACCATATATAACTGCTCTGGGCTTCAGGATGACGAGTCCTAAAATAGTTATGCTATCACTGGCCATGACACCTGTGCTGGCAATTATACCCTATACAATGCTAGCTTTGTTTGTTGGGAAGAGGCATCATAACAATTAG
- a CDS encoding class I SAM-dependent methyltransferase, producing the protein MASYYEGIKVPWVPTREEFIEQALDLAQVGKGDILYDLGCGDGRIVIAAAKRGAKAVCVELNPELLKRAMENAISEGVAHMIKFVRDDIFRVNISDATVVYMYLLRSVNDLLKPKLKAELKKGTRIISLDFEISGWKEVKVLRVSSPARIGTYYLYIIGISDT; encoded by the coding sequence TTGGCAAGCTATTATGAGGGGATAAAGGTTCCCTGGGTACCTACTAGGGAGGAATTTATAGAACAAGCCCTGGACCTCGCACAGGTTGGTAAGGGAGATATATTATATGACCTTGGGTGTGGTGATGGAAGAATAGTTATAGCTGCAGCTAAAAGAGGCGCTAAGGCCGTATGTGTAGAGCTAAACCCAGAGCTCTTGAAGAGGGCGATGGAGAATGCGATCTCAGAGGGGGTGGCCCATATGATTAAATTCGTGAGGGACGATATATTCAGGGTAAACATATCCGATGCCACAGTAGTCTATATGTATCTATTGAGAAGCGTGAACGACCTCCTAAAACCCAAGTTAAAGGCTGAGCTTAAGAAGGGGACAAGGATAATCAGTCTAGACTTTGAAATCTCTGGCTGGAAGGAGGTTAAGGTGCTCAGAGTATCTTCACCAGCTAGAATAGGGACATATTATCTATATATAATAGGTATAAGCGATACATAG